TCATCATCCATATCTACCAGCATCGTAGCATCATCAGCTGAATGAATAATGCCAGCATTATTGATAATGATATCGACATATCCAGTTTTGCTTGCTATCACTCTTGCAGCCTGCTTCACATTATCTTTATTGCTAATATCAAGGTGGATAAGTTCGAGATGTTCAGGATACTGCTCCTTAAGCGCTTTCAAATCTTCAGATTCTTTCATATATTGTCCTGCAAATACCGTGAACTGTTTGGTTAGCATCGAACGTACAAGAGACAGTCCGAGACCTCTATCCGCTCCAGTTACACATGCAACTCTCTTCATTCTTATGAACACTCCTATCTCGTAGTGAAGTGGTTAGGCATGTTGCTTCTTTTCACCTTAGCATGCTATACCGTTTTTTTCAACGCGATTGGGTTCAGGTATGGCGCCCTCTTGAACAGGCCCTTCAGAATCCTTTTTGTTTTAATTTTGATCTATGTTACAATCATGATTACAGGTTGTTAACAACACAATTGTTAGCAAAATAACGATCCCAGGAGGGTGATATCTATGTCTATTCAACAACTCCATACGCTGGAGGATCTTGAGCAATATGTAGCTAAGCCTGGCAAGAAACTGCTGTTCAAGCACAGCACTACCTGCCCGATTAGTGCTAAAGCTAATGAAGAATTTCAGGCTTATCTGAAGGATGCGGATACTGCCGCTGCAGTGGTCTTAGTCATCGAGGATCGTCCCGTTTCCAATCAAATTGCTGAGGATTTTGGCATCAAACATGAATCTCCACAACTCTTCCTGCTTGAGGACAATGAGGTTCGCTGGAACACTTCCCACTGGAAGATCACAAAAGACGCTATCAAAGAGGCTGTGAACAAATGAGCGAACAAGTGATTGTTTATTCAACAGCAGGCTGCAGCGACTGTAATCTAGTTAAGAATTATCTCACTG
This window of the Paenibacillus sp. FSL R10-2734 genome carries:
- the ytxJ gene encoding bacillithiol system redox-active protein YtxJ, with translation MSIQQLHTLEDLEQYVAKPGKKLLFKHSTTCPISAKANEEFQAYLKDADTAAAVVLVIEDRPVSNQIAEDFGIKHESPQLFLLEDNEVRWNTSHWKITKDAIKEAVNK